From Pleuronectes platessa chromosome 17, fPlePla1.1, whole genome shotgun sequence, one genomic window encodes:
- the LOC128460635 gene encoding uncharacterized protein LOC128460635 yields MGADGISFADSLDKMETLESERTMRSFSQMVSLRKSITKFFGGVMRSLSVILGSTEASGVPVSAMKLVNGGGEGGGGGGGGGGGEKTAFSFKKCSAFQFVKRKVRRWMRNPKVSVEKAQGKGHFYPCAKGPLAEDLWYTHTPSPYGCCHYAGLQGGQYYHHEPCSPCPAGGQTSGHDKSKGCKVRKWKMLGRHHEDGTARQREAESDGHPGGCQSWGLHASPRLASPVMLECSVCSGPYISYTMEDIWQPRQRTQAMDLYYHNESDPDSYCCPGDNSKSPPN; encoded by the exons ATGGGTGCAGATGGAATAAG ttttgcAGATTCTCTGGATAAAATGGAGACGCTGGAATCGGAGAGGACGATGAGGAGTTTTTCTCAGATGGTGTCGCTGAGGAAGAGCATCACAAAGTTCTTTGGCGGAGTTATGAGAAG TCTGTCCGTCATCCTGGGATCAACAGAGGCAAGCGGAGTGCCGGTGTCGGCCATGAAGCTGGtgaacggaggaggagaaggaggaggaggaggaggaggaggaggaggtggcgagAAGACTGCCTTTTCCTTTAAGAAGTGCTCTGCTTTCCAGTTTGTCAAGAGGAAG GTACGAAGATGGATGCGGAACCCGAAGGTGAGCGTGGAGAAGGCCCAGGGGAAAGGCCACTTCTACCCCTGTGCCAAGGGTCCGCTGGCCGAGGACCTGTGGTACACGCACACTCCATCGCCGTACGGCTGCTGTCACTACGCCGGACTGCAGGGGGGCCAGTACTACCATCATGAGCCGTGCTCGCCGTGCCCTGCCGGCGGCCAAACCAGCGGCCATGACAAGAGCAAGGGCTGCAAG GTCAGGAAGTGGAAGATGCTGGGTCGCCATCACGAGGACGGCACAGCCAGGCAGAGGGAGGCCGAGTCGGACGGCCACCCGGGGGGTTGTCAGTCCTGGGGGCTCCACGCCTCGCCCCGCCTGGCCAGCCCTGTCATGCTGGAGTGCTCCGTCTGCAGCGGACCCTACATCAGCTACACCATGGAGGACATCTGGCAGCCGCGCCAACGCACACAG GCGATGGACCTGTACTACCACAATGAGTCAGACCCAGACAGCTACTGTTGCCCCGGCGACAACAGTAAGTCACCACCTAACTAa